TGATCGCGCAAGACTGTGTGCCAACGTGGTTTTCCCGACCCCCGGCACGTCTTCGATGAGCAAATGCCCTCTGGCGAGAAGGCAGACGACCGACATTTCGATGACGCGGGATTTACCCTTGATGACACGTGCAACGTTGTCGCGTAAGGCTTTGATAGATTGAGAGGAATTCACGATGGAGGTTCTTTGAGACAGGCACCGGGTTCAGGGCCCGGCCACGTATGAAGGAAGTCTAACAGAGGGGGTACGGACCGTCAATTTAACGAGAGTTTCCTGCACAACTAGGATCCATACTGCAGCTCCGGAGTCGGCGAACGAGGATTTAATCACTGACGGGAGTGGATTCGGGCACAAGGGTGAGAAACCATGGCGAGGACTCTTCCGCCATGTCACGGAATTTCTCCGCAGTGCTACTGGCCGGTATCAAATCAAATCGTGCTCCACGGCGGATTTCGACCATGCGAAATCGAAAGGGGCTTGTTGCCACTGCCTGAGTAGGGAGAACCCGAGGCATTTCACGGCGCAGGGGCGTCAGATCGGCGAGGCTGCACCGGTCGCCTTCTTTCAATTCTGAGAGGCGCTGGTATATCTCTCCAAACAGTGACGGAATTAGCTCTGGATTCAGTGCCACGTCCGGCGGCCGGACGTCAGGAGATTCGATCAGTTGGGACAGAATCTCCCAAAAGACCTGAGAATCGACCGCCCCTAGGATGCAGAGCGCCCCTCGGTTCGCCATCAACTCAAGCAAAGCAAGCGGGCCTCGAATTTCAAACTTCCATGGTGGAAAGACGAGGCTCCGGCCGCCGTGCAGGACCTCGAGCGCGGCCTCCTTCTCATGGCGTATCTGCCTTGAGTGGCCTTTCGTCCTCCGCAGTTCTGTGTCAATGATGTCCGAGGATAAACGTGTGGGTTCGTAGGCAAACGTAGGCGTCGCCGGTGCCCAACAGGTCACGATTGCATACCTTGCAGCTAGCCGTTCGGTTTGATCCAGCGCCTGCAATGCAAACATATCTTGATTCCCATGGAACGAGAACTGGACGCTGGGATTTTCCCGAATTGTTCTGAGGCGAATCGGATTGGCATGCAGCGGCCCACCCAATCGGGAGTCGGGGTTGAGGCGATCGAGGGAATGTAGAATCAATGTGCGATCGTGCTCGCGCAATGCCGGCACGTATTGCTCTACCAATTGCTCGGCAAATGAGAGATCGCCAGCTCCGAGTTCCAAGAGGGATGCGGGCGTTGTCTCCAATAATAGGTCGAAGGGATTGTTGTGCGAGCGCACAAATGTTTCGACCGCTTGCGGTGTTATTTCCGGAGTCGGCCATTTGGGAGCTATCGCGCCACGAATGCCGAAGAGAACGCAAAGCGCGCGCAATGCTTTTGATGGAGGAAGTCCCGTCAGTTCCTTGAGGGTTTCGCTCCTGCTTGAGGGCTGGCTCTGATGGTGGCGTTGCAGGGCGTCGAGCAGTTTGGGCTTGAGCGATTCCGAAATGGGTGAGGATTGGACGGCTCGAGTCAAGGCGTCGAGTGTTGCAGGGAGGGCGTCGGTGACGATTAGGCGTCGAGAAGATTCCCACGCTGCTTCATTCGAAGAGCGGGCCGAGGATACTCGACGCCGAAACGTGGCCAAGTCTGCTGGGTCAGGCTCCATGAATTCCTGCACGATCAAGTGCAGCCTAGCGGGGGGGTAGATATGGAGTCAAGGCGGTGTGGTTGCCCCTAGCTGGACCGTATGATAGGTACTGGCCATGGGAATCAGTAACACCTCGCGCTCGGCTCTGATGTCTGGTTCGCGGAAGCTTGTCGGACTGACTGCTCTCCTGTTGGTCGATTTTTTGCTGCTTACCGGCTGTAATGGTGAGGTTCGTCCCATTGCGGCGCAATCCCTTCAGGCGGGCTCCGTGGCCTGGTCTGCGGGGCAGGTGATCGATACCAAGACTGGTACCGCGGTTCCAAGGTCAGAATGGGAGAAAGCGCTGGCCCAGTATGACGTCATCTACTTGGGGGAAGAGCATCACAATTCTCATCACATTGCGGCTGCGTTGGAGGTCTTGCAAGCGATGCTCGATCAGGGGCGTCAACCGACCTTGGCCATGGAAATGTTCGGTTGGGACGGCCAACCTGCCCTAGATGAGTACCTCCGCTCGACCGAGGCGTCCCGGGACCATTTCCTCGATCGAGTTCTGTGGAAGCAGAACTGGGGTGGCCCCTTCGAGGACTATGAGCCCCTAGTACAGTTTGCCAAGGATCATCGACTGTCAGTGATCGCTCTCAATCCGCCCAAGACCCTCATTCGGCAGGTTGTACAGTACGGAGTCACGCGCATGCGCGAGCGACCGGATTGGGGTCAGTGGGGCATGGCGAGCGAAACGATCGTGGATGATCCGGCTTATCGCGATCGGATTCTCTCCCAACTACAAGCTTGTCATGGGGGAGGCGCACCGGAAGGCTACCAAACCATGTATGAGGCTTCCATGGTAAGGGACGAGGGTATGGCGAAGACCGTGGCGACGTTGGTACGGGCTTCTGAGTTCAAGGGACATCAGGCTCCTGGTCCCATCGTCAGTTACACCGGCGGTGGTCATATCCAGTATAAACTCCCCGTACCGAACCGAGTTCTGCGAAGAATCCCATCGGACCTCAAGCAAGTCACTGTGTACCTCTCGACATTTGAGCCAAACCGGGAGACTGAACTGAGGGATTCAATGAGGGAAGGTATTGCCGATTTCATTTGGCTCACACCTGCCGGTGCGCAAGGTTCCCCCAAGCGCTGTCGCTAAACAGCATTCACCACGCAATGCGCCTATGCTTTGATTCCCCCGGAGGAGAGGGGGTGTCTCCCCTCCCTGGCGGGATTGTGAAATCCCCACCTAGCCTCTAGATTTCTTTCAGTGGCTGCGGCTTGTAGGCTGGAGGTGCAACCTTGACACTAAAGCGGTCGCTGGTCAGACTACGAGACAAGCTTGGCAATGCCTCATTTCCCCCTACATACAGAACTGGTGGACATATGAGAGGAAAGATCGCCTGTTCAGCCGACCGTCTAAGTCTGTTGGATGCTTCCATGATCAGTTCGGTGGTAGAGCCGACTGCCTTCCAAATTGGAAGGCAGTACCATGCCGAACATAGGGTGCGCATTACTGACGCCTCCGATACGCAGGTAACCTCTGCAGTCATGGGAAATTCCGGCCTCTACGAACAGACGATTCGGCTTCATGAGGGATTCCTCGAAGCCAGGTGTTCATGCACGCTCTCGGAACAACCACTCTGTCGGCATGGTGTGGCATCTCTGCTCGAGTATCAGCAATTGCACAGGGCCCGTGCTGCGTCGAGGGTCAAACCCGTTGTCCCGCGCCCTGAATCTGAACGACGAGTACCCTCCTCGACGCCATCCAATGACGTCAAACTCAGTGAACTCACCCGATTCATGGAGTGGATGCAGCGCACGGTGCAGGCCATGGAACATGACCACCCTCTTCCGCCAGCTCCTGATTTCAATGGTAGCGAGGTCGCAGCTTGGGTTGAAGTGATTCGGAATATGGACGCCCGAAGACGGGAGAGCGAGGTTGCGCAGGTGGGGCTCGAGGCCGATCTCAGGAATCGAGATGCAGCTGTCGCTAGAATAACGCAACAATTGGAGGCTTCTGTCGAAGAGGCGAAGTCCTTACAGGCATCCTGTCGAGAACTGCAACACGAATTGGAAGTCCATAAGTCTACCATTACAAAGACAACCGGTCTCTCTCGACAGGTCGAACAGTTTGACGGGGAAATCAAAGCGATTACCGGAATCCTGGCTGAGAAGTGTGCTCGGTTGGAGGCTCTGGCCGGTACGAGTCGGGAGGTGGCTGCAATGCTGAAGTTGTTCGATAAGGCATGAGCCAGCGGATCATGAAGAGCGCGACTTCTTTCCCGCCCGTCACCCATTGCGATGGGTTTTTCAAGGTGAAAACCCTCTTGCACCCTTCAATCTCGATTCTGTAAGATACAGCCCTCTTTTTGGTTTCTTGCCTACAAGGGGGTAGATCCATGAACAGGTTGGTCGCAGGAACGATCAGTGGGCTCGTGGCGTTGCAGTCAGCCGTTGCCTTTGCCAACGTCAGCGAAGGTCCGCCGGATTACAGCGGTATCACGGCCATGTACTATGTCCTGATCGGCTTGGTCTTGGCGTTCGGTGTCTACGATACCTTCATCAAGAAGGGCTAACAGTAGACCGTAGATTCAAGCGTGAAATGGTGCCTGCCAGCGGGGGTTGGGCGCTGTTTCACGCTTTCTTTTTGGGTGATAAGTTGTCTGCCCCTTCGGAGCGATTCAGAAGGGGCCTCACCGTCTGCAGAACCGTCTCTGCAATAATGCGATGGCCCTCCGCTGTCGGGTGAATGCCATCCGCCTGGTTCAACCCGCTCTTTCCTCCGACCCCCTCCAAGAAAAACGGAACGAATGGTAGGTGATGCCGAGAGGCGAGCTCCCGATAGATCGCCTCAAATTGTCTTGTGTATTCCTCTCCGTAGTTGGGCGGGAGCTTCATTCCCGCAAGGACGACTTGGACATGGGCTTCTTTCAGCTTTCGAATAATAGTATCTAGATTTGATCGTGTCTCGGAGAGGCTCAGTCCCCGCAGGCCGTCATTCCCGCCCAGTTCCAGCACTACCAGTCTAGGTTTACTCTTCAGAATCCAGCCGACACGTCTGAGACCTCCTGCTGTTGTTTCACCGCTGACACCAGCATTCACCACTTCATAGTCGTATCCCAATGACGCGAGCTTACTTTCGAGTTGTGAAGGATACGCCTGATCCTGTGACACGCCGAATCCAGCCGTGAGACTATCACCGAACGCCACGATGCGAGGACGTGGGTCTCGCCTTTCAAGCTCTGTGGGGGATGAAACGGCCTGCCCCGGAGCGTAAGTGGTCGCCATCTGCATGGCGAGTACTGTAGTCCATGATGAGATCATGAGAAGCGTTGCCGCCGGCAGCAAGGCGAAGGGGATGAGTGCATTCATGCGAGAGAGTCGACAGATCATGAAAAGCGACGAGTAGCCCATTGCCCTACAGTATAATATGAACCAGTCTGTCGTCGTAGCCGACGGGACGGAAAGGATTCATGATCGCTCTCCAGCATGTGGCCATGCAATTGATCGCCGCGGGCCAAACCGTCCCAATTCTACACGACATCACGTTCGAAATTTCCCAAAAGCAGACGGTGGCGATCGTAGGCCCATCCGGTAGCGGTAAGTCGACTCTGCTAGGACTCATCGCCGGCCTCGATCGGCCAACCTCTGGCAGCATTTTACTGGATGGAGTCGACATCACCGGTTTGCGGGAAGAAGCATTAGCACGGCTGAGGTTGGAAAAGGTTGGGTACATCTTTCAATCCTTCCATCTCATTCCCACCATGACTGCGATTGAAAATGTGGCTGTGCCGTTGGAATTGGCCAAAGATGCTCGCGCGCGAGAACGAGCTGCAGAGTTGCTGGCCGCAGTCGGCTTAACGCATCGAATGCATCACTATCCGGTGCAGCTTTCGGGTGGTGAACAGCAACGTGTCGCCGTCGCGCGGGCCTTTGCTCGACGTCCACCCATTCTCCTTGCCGATGAACCCACGGGCAACCTCGATTCCTCCACGGGGCAACAGGTCATGGACCTGATCATGACCTTGCATCGTGAAGCCGGGACTACGCTGGTTTTGGTTACTCACGACCGACAGGTTGCTGGCGCAATGGAGCGTGTGATTACTCTGAAAGACGGCAGGGTGGAATCCGATCACCAGAGCGGCTCGGATCATCAGGGCTGGGAGCGTTTCGAATGATGCCCTTCTGGTTCGCAATGGCGTGGCGGGAATCACGCGCCGCGTGGCGCCATTTTGTCTTGTTTCTCGCCTGCATCGCCCTCGGCGTCGGTGCAGTTGCAGGCGTGGCACTCTTTTCCGCAGATGTCGAACGCGCCGTGCTCAAAGAGGCTCGCGGCCTGCTCGGCGGCGACCTGGAGATTCGTCTGTCACGTCGACTCAGCGACAACGGATCATCGGTGCTTCGCGCAGTGACTGAACGCGGTGCCCTCCTCACGCACGTGAGCGAATTGGTCGCGATGGTGACGAAGCATTCTCCGGAGATAAAGGATGGCTCGCCAAGTCAACTGGTTGAACTGAAGGCCGTTGAGCCGGCGTATCCTCTGTATGGAAAGATTCGGCTGGAGCCTGACCGTCCCCTCCAAGACCTGCTGCGCCCTATTGCCGCGGGATGCGACCGACCCTGTTATGGAGCCCTTGTCCATGAATCCCTCTTGATCCGCCTCAACCTGGCAATTGGCGGAACGATGAAGATCGGGCAGGCCTCCTTTGTCGTTACTGGCGTGGTTCGAACGGAGCCAGATCGCATGGCCAATATGTTCAGCCTCGGTCCCCGTGTTCTGATCTCCCAAGAGGCATTGCAAGCTACGGAGCTGATCAAGACCGGGAGTCGGGTGCGAGAACGCTATCTGCTCAAGATTCCCCCGCAGGGCGCCGTTCAGCCATTGTTGTACGAACTTCGCGGGAAGCTCGCCACGGAATCGGCGCGGGTGTCCTCGTATCGAGATGCCCAGCCGCAACTCAAACAGTTTCTCGACCAGTTGGCCCGTTACCTTGGATTGGTCGGGCTGACGGCTTTATTTGTTGGCGGGATTGGGGTTGCCATGTCGATCCAGGCGTTTCTTCGGGAAAAGTTCCATGCAATCGCGATCCTCAAGACGCTAGGAGCCGACAACCGAATTGTGATTCAGGCCTATTTGGCTCAGGCGGTGGGATTGGGGTTGGCGGGAAGTCTCATCGGGTTGCTGCTCGGGATGGCCTTGCAACAAATGCTGCCTGGCGTGCTCGCGACGTTGCTGGCCAGCGATCTCCTCGGGCAGATCGAGTATGCCCCGGCGTTCTCTTCGTCGGCCATAGGTCCTCTGGTAAAGGGGGTTGGTCTGGGCGTGCTCACAACCCTCTTTTTCAGTCTGTGGCCGCTCCTGAGGGTACGGGAAGTGAAACCGGCGGCGATCTTTCGTCGAGAAGTGGAAGTTCCCCTCGCCGCTCATTTGCCCACACGGGTGTGGTTTGGACGAAGGTGGTTCGAATCATTTAGGAGAGATCCGATTCCTGCCGGGACGGCTTTGATAATTGGTGCCGGCCTTGCAGCTCTGTCAATGTGGCAATCTGGATCTTGGATGGTTGGGCTCTTGTTTATCGGCGGTCTTCTGATCGCCCTTACCGCTCTGGTGATGAGCGCGAGAAGTCTTTTGGCTGGCATTAGTCGGCTCCCTCCTCCGGACGCGCTGGTCCTGCGCCACGCCTTGGGGAATCTGCATCGCCCCGGTAGCCAGGCCCTTGGAGTCATGGTGTCGATCGGCGTCGGAGTGATGGTCATCATGACTATTGGAGTCATCGAACATTCGCTTATTCACAACATCAGTGAACATCGTCCTGCCGATTCTCCAACGTTTTTCTTTATCGATATCCAGCCGGACCAAACGGATCGTTTCAGCGCCCTGGTGCACGAGCAGACCGGGAAACTCGCCCCCCATCTCACTCCGCTGGTTCGGGCGCGCGTCCGTGCTATCAATGGTCAGGCTGTGAAGACCGAGGCCTCTAGTGAACAGGAGGAACAGGCATCACAGACTCGGGAGGACAAACGGAAGAATTGGTATCTCAGCCGCGAATATGCGCTGACCTTTTTGGCTGAGCTTCCCAAAGATAACCAGATCATCCAAGGCGCCTGGTGGAAACCGGGCGAAGTAGCCTCGCGCCCCTTTGTCTCAGTGGAGGAGGAGGCGGCTCGGTATATGGGGCTCTCCGTTGGATCGATTATGGACCTTGATATTCAAGGCACGTCGGTGGAGGCCGAGGTAGCCAGTATTCGGAAAGTGGAGTGGGGGAACTTCTCCACCAATTTTTACATGATTCTATCTCCCGGATCGCTTGATGATGCGCCGATGACCTACGTCGGAACGGTCCGCGTATCGCCCGACGAGGAGGTCCCGCTCCAAACAAGGGTTGTCGCGACGCTGCCGAATGTGACGGCCATCAATATCGGCGATGTCATGGCGACATTCGCCCGGGTCCTTGAGCGGCTGGCATTGGCGATCCGAGCGGTCGCGCTGTTTTGCATCCTCGCCGGGGCACTGGTCATGGCAGCTGCCCTCACGGCTACTCGGTATCAGCGGTTGTATGAGGCTGTGGTGCTGAAGGCCTTGGGAGCCACCAGAGGGCTGATTGCGCAGGCATTTGCCGTCGAATATGCGTTGCTCGGCTGCGTGGCAGGGACCGTGGGCATTGTTCTGGCCAACGGACTCGCCTGGGCGACGTTACGCTACGTGCTCGACTTGCCATGGTCGCTCGTGCCCTCGCTATTGGCGATGGGTTTGGCCGGCACCATCTTGCTCACGATGGCCGTGGGATTTCTCAGCACCTATCGACTTCTGGGGCAGCGTCCACTGAGGGTCCTTCGACAGGAATAGTCGTAGAACCGGACTGAAGCTAAGATGAGGGACTCGGTAGCTTAAGATTTACGATGTGACTGATCCGACGCTCTTCCTCCCGCAACAGCGCCACAAACCGTAACCCCACCACGTCGTCCCTTCGTGACCTGACGATCGCCCCATCGATCGTGATGGGAAAGGTGTGGGGCGAGGGAAGGAATTCCAGCTGCAGGCGTGTACCAATTGGAAATGATGTCGCGCTCCGGACTCTGCAACCCCGAATGGATAGATTTTCCACCGTGCCCTGAAAGGTTTCCCTGGAACGCGCGGGAAGTGTGGTCTGAAACCAAACGGGATAGCGTACCGGGATGCGCTGATAGTTTCGACGTGTGGCGGCAGTGCGCTGGCGCATGATCCGATGAAAACTGTGGCCACAGAGCTGGCATCGAAACGGCGTAAACAGAAAGAACCCGAGCAGGCGATCCGTAAACGAGCGTCGGGGAGCGGGCTGCACTTTGTTGGTTCGGCAGGAAGGGCAAGTGGGCATGGTCATGTGACGAGCATTCCTGATGGCCTTGATAGAGGCCGTCACCTTAACGCTCGCTCGTCACTGCCGACAACCCCTCGAAGGGTGGGCGAGCCGTAAGAGGGAAGTGTGTGTGTGTGAATGATTCGAACGTGAGAAGCCGGCTATCCGGCGGAACTCAGTGGGGCCAACAGGAAGGAGCCGAGGGGACCGGCCATCAACGGCGCCAACATGACCCCAAATTGAATGAGGTGTTCTTCCAGGGTGAGCCGAAGCCCGTTATCCTTGAGCCACTTTTGCCGATCGACGATCTTGGATGCAAAGGCCGGGGTTCGAAGGAGGGTGTCCGCGCGGCGAGCCAGGTAGATTGCCCCAGGCAGATAGGTCACGACCAACATCAGCGTGAAGGTCGCTCCCCAGAACATCGTAATAGACAGTCCGGCTCCGAGCACCGCCTCTTGCGGACCCTTGTCCGGGATGAGCGCCGCGGGCCAACGTAACCAAGCTCCCATGTGCAGAATGCCGACGACCAGCAGGGATGAGCCGGAGTACAGGACTTCGTTCAGCTGCCGCATTTGCCCCGCCAAGTAATCAGGGTCCACCATGTCCTGACGAAGGGGGGGCGCCACGATACTGCAGGCGGCCAATACTGCGACTACCGGAGTGATCGCCGCCAGCACGTTGATGAATGACACCACCGCTTTGGCAAACAGTAGCAGCCCCGGGTCGATCATCCCGGACCCTTGTAGCGTGAGATACGTGAATCCGAAGACGGCGCGATACAGGACATGAGTCTCGTCCTGGATCGCGAGGAGCAGCATCCCGCTTCCGCAGAGAGCGACTCCCGTTACGAGCACAATTCGCAGTCGTCTGGCAGGATGTGCACGGATGATGATCAACGCACAAAGCACGGATACACAGAGGGGCACGATGATGTTGAGCAAGACAGTCGAGAGCCAAATGTACCGGGCCTTGATCTCCGTCAGCATGATGGTTTGGGGCGAGGGACGCGGCGGAGCTTTCTTCACTTGTCCCGGGTCGGAGGCTCCCTCAGCTGCCAGAGGCGGCTCGGCTTTGATCAGGCTATTGATGACGCGCTTGAAGTCGAGTGTGGTGAGGTTGGCGCTGGACTCGAAGAGGAACATGGCCAGCATAAGCACCAGAAAGCCTGGTACGGCGAGAAAGAGGTACCCGTGGTCGGCGAAAAACCGCGGTTTCGGCAGAGACGACATGCGTGCGGGGCCCTCGGTCGGCGCAGGGACTACCTTATGGCTCGACGGTGCACGATAGTACCATAGTCCTTCCTTGGGAACGAGAGTCCCACAGCTCGGCTGATTCGGCTCTGCCGCAAGGAGATGGGGTTAGCTGGCGAAACGTGTCAGGTACTTGCGGATCGGCTGCCGGTCACGCTCGCGGAACCGGACCGCAATGCGTAACTGCTCTAGGTACTGTTCGAGGGTCTTCCCGCCGAGTTCGATGTGTCGATCGGTGAAGAAGGCACGGACGTCATGTTCCAATTCAGGAGTTGAAAGTCCGACGATCCCACCGCACATACGGCGAAGCCCGCTCTTGGGGAAGAGGCGATCCATCCGGTCCCAATTCGTCTTGACGAACGCCCAGGCACGCTCGCGGCTGTAGACGCTGAGCAGGAGGGCACTGACCATGAATGGAGCATCCTGCGTCCTGACCTCACCGCTCAAGGTGCTGGCAAGTGTACGTTCCACGAGAACAGGCGAGCGAAACGCAGCCAGCGAAAAGAGATAGCGACGCTCCTCCTGAGGTGTGGCGGCCTTCCTGAAGCGCCGCAAGAACTCGTCGTAGCGTGCATCGTCGCCGGTGAAGGCCAGAATGGACACGAGTGCCGGCAGCACATTGGGGTCGACGGGGCTGCCCCCACGATCGGCTGATTCGAACAGGCGATGCGCTTGTGTTTGCATCTCCTGGTCGCGGCCCAACGTTCCCAGAGCACGGATCAGATCGCCTCGTAGTTCACGCACCAAGTCGCGCTCGCCAGGTTTCGGTTCCCATCCCAAATCCTGCCAGGCCGGGGTGAGGCGATCTCGGACGAGGGCTGCCAACAGGTCCCGTTCCTCTTCCTCGAGCATGCTGTTGATGGTGGAGAAGGATCCCAGCAACACCGCCCAGACATTGGGATCCTTTTCCTGCCGAAAATGTTTGGTTAGCTCGAGATAATCAGTCGGGGTTACCATCCCTGCGACGGTGGCAGCCCAGGTGTCGTTCAGAAGGTTGAAGCGTTCGACGGCCGCCAGGGTGTGCAACCCGTTGCGTTGCAGTCGTTCGATCAGTTCCAGCGCATAGCGAACTCGATAGAAGCCGTGTCCGCCCTCGTTCGCTAAAATGGACGTCCAGTGCTTGGGCAACTCAATGCGCGTCTGTCGATCGGTCAAGAGCAGGCGACGGGTTTCCGTTCCTGTCTCGGTTGTAATCTTCAGTTGAACCGGTATCTGCCAGCGTTCCGCATCCTGTGAGGCTGGAGCGCCGCCGTCTTGAAGGTAGAGGAATCGCTGTTGGCTGATGGTGAGGTGCGAAGGCCCGTCCAGTTGCAGCGACACCATCGGGTAGCCGGGCGAAAAAATCCAGTTGTTCATGAGGCCAGGCACGTCCTGCTTGGCGGCCTGGCCGAGAGAGAGCCAGAGGTCGGTGGTTTCCGCATTCCCATAGGCATGGGTAGTAAGATAGTGGCGGACCCCGTCGCGGAAGACCGTCGGGCCGATGTGTTGTTCGAGCATGCGCAGGACCGACGCCCCTTTCTCGTACGTGAGTACGTCGAACATCGCTTCCGCATCTTTGGGCGCTCGAACCGGATATTCGATCGGTCTCGTACTCTGTAGCCCGTCGACGGACAAGGCCGCCGCGCGAGCCATACCGAATGCCGTCCATCGCTCCCATTCAGGTTTCCACGCATCGACGACGACCATCTCCATGAACGTCGCAAAGGCCTCGTTGAGCCAGAGGCCGTTCCACCAAGCCATTGTGACGAGATCGCCGAACCACATATGTGCGTTCTCATGGGCCACCACGTCGGCGACCCGTCCCTGTTCGGCGTGGGTGGCGGTGCGTCGGTCCAGCAGCAATGCGGTTTCCCGGAATGTGATCGCGCCGAGATTCTCCATTGCACCTGAGGCGAAATCGGGGATGGCGATGAGGTCGAGCTTATCTCCGGGGTAGGGGATTGCGTAGTAGTCGGCCAGAAAATTGAGCGAATAGACGGCAATGTCGTGCCCAAAGGGCGTCAGATGCTGTTTGCCCGGGACGGACCAGAGGCGTACCGACGTATGTTTCGCCATGACCGGCGGAGTTGCCACGAGTTGTCCGACGATGAATGCCACTAAATAGGTGGACATCTTCATCGAGTCGGCGAAGCGAAACACCCGTTTGCCGTTTTCGATCCGGTCATCCACGACGCGGGTGTTGGAAATTGCGATCAGCGCCTGGTCTACGGCAAGCGTGATGGCGAACACGGCCTTAAAATCCGGTTCATCCCAGCAGGGGAATGCCCGCCGCGCATCGGTCGCCTCGAACTGCGTCGCAGCCATGAGGTGGATGTTGCCCTGCTCGTCTTTGTATGAACTGCGATAGAAACCGCGGAGCTTGTCGTTTAACGTGCCACGAAATGACAGGGACAGCTTCCACACACCTGGTTGGATGGCGGAGGAAAAGGCAATGCGGCAACGTTGTTGGTCTTCTTCAAGAGTGACTCGTCCGTCATGAGCCGATTGTCCGTCGGCCGCCAGCGCGGCAGAGATCACGGTTAGGTCAACAGTATTGAGCAAAATGTCGTTGGCTGGTTCGAGTACGGTGAGTGTGATGATTTCATGCCCGCTGAACGAGTGCGATGCGAGGTCGGGCTCAAGACGAAGGTCATAGTGGGAAGGCACAATGTGCCGTGGCAGTCTGTAGGGGTCGTCAGCAGAGGGTGTTGTCATGATAGTGCGGGTTCGTCCGGAGATCGGATTTGATGGTGTTGTTTGTCCGTCGGCCTCGGAAGTTCGAATGAGCTTCCCATTGAGGAACGCGAGTCCGAACCACAGCAGGCCCTTGCCGATTGAGAATAGGAAGGCTCGGCGGAGTCTCATTTCACGGCCGCCGAGGTCCGCGGTCACATCCTTGTTGCCGATCGCGTTTCCACTCCCTTGGGGGTGCCGATGATCAATAGGCTCGTGCGTCCCACAAACAGACCCGTTTCAACAATGCCGGGAATTTGGTTGAGCGTCGCTTCCAAGGCGGTGGGGTCATCGATCTTGGGTAGATGCAGGTCCAAAATCACATGGCCGGCTTCGGTATGAAACACTTGGCCGTTGCGTTCCCGCAGGATAGTTTTCCCGCCGGAGAGCGATTCAATTTGCCTAGCCGTGCTACCCCAGCCAAACGGCACCACCTCGATGGGGAGGGGAAACGAGCCGCCGAGGGATGAGACCAACTTCGTGTGGTCGACCATCACGATGAACTGTTTCGCGGCCGCCGCGACGATCTTCTCCTTAAGCAGCGCCCCTCCGCCGCCTTTCACCAAA
This region of Nitrospiraceae bacterium genomic DNA includes:
- a CDS encoding M1 family metallopeptidase, coding for MTTPSADDPYRLPRHIVPSHYDLRLEPDLASHSFSGHEIITLTVLEPANDILLNTVDLTVISAALAADGQSAHDGRVTLEEDQQRCRIAFSSAIQPGVWKLSLSFRGTLNDKLRGFYRSSYKDEQGNIHLMAATQFEATDARRAFPCWDEPDFKAVFAITLAVDQALIAISNTRVVDDRIENGKRVFRFADSMKMSTYLVAFIVGQLVATPPVMAKHTSVRLWSVPGKQHLTPFGHDIAVYSLNFLADYYAIPYPGDKLDLIAIPDFASGAMENLGAITFRETALLLDRRTATHAEQGRVADVVAHENAHMWFGDLVTMAWWNGLWLNEAFATFMEMVVVDAWKPEWERWTAFGMARAAALSVDGLQSTRPIEYPVRAPKDAEAMFDVLTYEKGASVLRMLEQHIGPTVFRDGVRHYLTTHAYGNAETTDLWLSLGQAAKQDVPGLMNNWIFSPGYPMVSLQLDGPSHLTISQQRFLYLQDGGAPASQDAERWQIPVQLKITTETGTETRRLLLTDRQTRIELPKHWTSILANEGGHGFYRVRYALELIERLQRNGLHTLAAVERFNLLNDTWAATVAGMVTPTDYLELTKHFRQEKDPNVWAVLLGSFSTINSMLEEEERDLLAALVRDRLTPAWQDLGWEPKPGERDLVRELRGDLIRALGTLGRDQEMQTQAHRLFESADRGGSPVDPNVLPALVSILAFTGDDARYDEFLRRFRKAATPQEERRYLFSLAAFRSPVLVERTLASTLSGEVRTQDAPFMVSALLLSVYSRERAWAFVKTNWDRMDRLFPKSGLRRMCGGIVGLSTPELEHDVRAFFTDRHIELGGKTLEQYLEQLRIAVRFRERDRQPIRKYLTRFAS
- the rpiA gene encoding ribose-5-phosphate isomerase RpiA is translated as MDLDTQKRAAGVKASEYVCDGMVVGLGTGSTAKHLILTLGERVRSGLKIHGVATSRETADLATREGIPLLESDNAWSIDVAIDGADQVDPHFNLVKGGGGALLKEKIVAAAAKQFIVMVDHTKLVSSLGGSFPLPIEVVPFGWGSTARQIESLSGGKTILRERNGQVFHTEAGHVILDLHLPKIDDPTALEATLNQIPGIVETGLFVGRTSLLIIGTPKGVETRSATRM